One genomic segment of Odocoileus virginianus isolate 20LAN1187 ecotype Illinois chromosome 33, Ovbor_1.2, whole genome shotgun sequence includes these proteins:
- the BAIAP3 gene encoding BAI1-associated protein 3 isoform X1 — translation MSTLLEIKSSVLRQVQVCPSFRRRTEEEPASSSADLPEPAAGAWKPGDGVEFFAQMRLILKKGEGRQGLPCPEVLLRSRSPAPAEPVDPSRGLRTLSQEEVDMLYEEALYTVLHRAGTMGPDQVDDEEALLSYLQQVFGTGPEEHAAAVERVKKAKAPTYALKVSVMRAKNLLAKDPNGFSDPYCMLGILPASGAVQEPSPHKEQRFSFRKGSKRGGPLPAKCIQVTEVKSSTLNPVWKEHFLFEIEDVGTDQLHLDIWDHDDDVSLVEACRKLNEVIGLKGMSRYFKQIVKSARANGTAGPTEDHTDDFLGCLNIPVREVPVAGEDRWFKLEPRSSASRVQGDCQLVLKLITTQRDTNMSQRGRSGFLSYLLLLSRLLQFEHRAEEPNSSSWRGELSGPAATVLCLHGAQNNLSALQLAVLHWQVSSRHHQTRTLDYGYLLGLLEDLQAHWEEAGSLPQEQEEGLADSFSAFSEFGLQLLRQLRDYFPASNSTAVYRLELLLKCLGKLQIFQPSFEICPFETELNMDIAAALKRGNREWFDRLLNTQSPREQPGPQRLAGLVKLADAVYEDLQSCYGIYASLFHSIIKVDFFTLTFRQLERLVAEEAWVLTEELSPKMTLEVASGLFELYLTLADIQRFWSSIPGRDSRSLALAGIHAPFLPAVKLWLQVLRDQTKWRLQGAVEVDTLEPMDASSKHSSSAATAGLCFSHIQELWACLAWPDPAQAQTLGTQLSQDLCEAALFYTELLRKKVDAQPGAAGEAVSEPLCVVLNDVELLRKAAGQALRGLAWPEGAAGLEGTLPRPLLSCTQALDEDLQREARTVTAHLTSKMVGDVRKYVQHVSLSPDSIQNDEAVAPLLKYLDEKLALLNASLVKENLSRVLEALWELLLQAILQALGANRDVSADFYGRFHFTLEALVNFFHAEGQGLPLESLRDGSYKRLEEELRLHQCSTRECIEQYYLDKLKQRSLEHNRFGRLSVRCHYEAAEQRLAVEVLHAADLLPLDANGLSDPFVIVELGPPHLFPLVRSQRTQVKSRTLHPVYDELFYFSVPAEACRRRGACVLFTVMDHDWLSTNDFAGEAALGLGSVSGVARPQVGGSARAGQPVTLHLRRPRAQVRSALRMLEGRPNKEAQEFVKRLRELEKYMEADP, via the exons ATGTCCACCTTGCTGGAGATCAAGAGCAGCGTGCTCAGGCAGGTGCAGGTGTGCCCATCCTTCCGCCGGAGGACGGAGGAGGAGCCAGCCAGCAGCAGCGCTGACCTGCCGGAGCCTGCGGCCGGGGCCTG GAAACCCGGAGATGGTGTGGAGTTCTTCGCCCAGATGCGCCTCATCCTGAAGAAGGGGGAGGGCAGACAGGGGCTGCCGTGCCCTGAG GTCCTGCTGCGCAGCCGCTCACCTGCCCCCGCAGAGCCCGTGGACCCCAGCCGTGGCCTGAGAACTCTGAGCCAAGAGGAG GTGGACATGCTCTATGAGGAGGCCCTGTACACGGTCCTTCACCGCGCAGGCACCATGGGCCCGGACCAGGTGGATGACGAGGAGGCCCTGCTGAGCTACCTGCAGCAG GTGTTCGGCACTGGCCCGGAGGAGCATGCCGCGGCTGTGGAGCGTGTGAAGAAGGCCAAG GCACCCACCTATGCCCTGAAAGTCTCCGTCATGCGTGCCAAGAACCTGCTGGCCAAAGACCCCAATG GCTTCAGTGACCCGTACTGCATGCTGGGCATCCTGCCGGCCTCGGGCGCCGTGCAGGAGCCCAGCCCGCACAAGGAGCAGCGCTTCAGCTTCCGCAAGGGCAGCAAGCGAGGTGGCCCACTGCCAGCCAAGTGCATCCAGGTCACCGAGGTCAAGAGCAGCACCCTGAACCCCGTATGGAAGGAGCACTTCCTCTT TGAGATCGAGGACGTGGGCACAGACCAGCTGCACCTGGACATCTG GGATCATGACGATGATGTGTCCCTGGTGGAAGCGTGCAGGAAACTGAATGAGGTCATCGGCCTGAAGGGCATGAGCAG GTATTTCAAACAGATTGTCAAGTCTGCCCGGGCAAATGGGACAGCGGGGCCCACGGAAGACCACACTGATGACTTCCTGGGGTGCCTCAACATACCCGTCCGG GAGGTGCCCGTGGCCGGAGAGGACCGCTGGTTCAAGCTGGAACCACGCTCTAGCGCCTCCCGGGTGCAGGGCGACTGCCAACTGGTCCTCAAGCTGATCACCACACAG AGGGACACGAACATGAGCCAGCGTGGGCGGTCGGGCTTCCTGTCGTACCTGCTGCTGCTCAGCCGTCTGCTGCAGTTCGAGCACCGAGCCGAAGAG CCCAACTCGAGCAGCTGGCGCGGCGAGCTCAGCGGGCCTGCGGCCACCGTGCTCTGCCTGCACGGCGCACAGAACAACCTGTCGGCACTGCAACTGGCTGTGCT GCACTGGCAGGTCAGCAGCCGCCACCATCAGACCCGCACCCTGGACTACGGCTACCTGCTGGGGCTGCTAGAGGACCTGCAGGCGCACTGGGAGGAGGCCGGCTCGCTGCCTCAGGAGCAG GAGGAGGGCCTAGCAGAcagcttctctgccttctctgagTTTGGGCTTCAGCTTCTGCGACAGCTCCGGGACTACTTCCCTGCCAGTAACAGCACAGCCGTCTACCGCTTGGAGCTGCTGTTGAA GTGTCTTGGTAAGCTGCAGATCTTCCAGCCTTCGTTTGAGATCTGCCCCTTCGAGACAGAGCTAAACATGGACATTGCTGCTGCCCTGAAG AGAGGCAACCGTGAATGGTTTGACAGGCTCCTGAACACCCAAAGTCCTCGTGAGCAG CCAGGCCCACAGCGCCTCGCCGGGCTGGTCAAGCTGGCTGACGCCGTCTACGAAGACCTGCAGTCCTGCTATGGCATCTACGCCAGCCTCTTCCACAG CATCATCAAGGTCGACTTCTTCACCCTCACCTTTCGGCAGCTGGAGCGTCTG GTGGCTGAAGAGGCCTGGGTGCTGACAGAGGAGCTGAGCCCCAAGATGACCCTGGAGGTGGCCTCAGGGCTCTTTGAGCTCTACCTGACCCTGGCGGACATCCAGCGCTTTTGGAGCAGCATTCCGGGCCG GGACAGCCGTTCCCTCGCCCTGGCCGGCATCCACGCCCCATTCCTGCCCGCTGTGAAGCTTTGGCTGCAGGTGCTGCGGGACCAAACCAAGTGGAGGCTTCAGGGAGCCGTGGAGGTGGACACA TTGGAGCCCATGGATGCCTCCTCCAAGCACAGCAGCTCCGCAGCCACTGCCGGCCTCTGCTTCAGCCACATCCAGGAGCTGTGGGCCTGCCTGGCATGGCCTGACCCCGCCCAGGCCCAGACACTAGGCACCCAGCTCAGCCAG GACCTGTGTGAAGCCGCCCTCTTCTACACAGAGCTGCTGCGAAAGAAGGTGGATGCTCAGCCTGGGGCAGCCGGAGAGGCAGTGAGCGAGCCT CTCTGCGTGGTCCTCAACGACGTGGAGCTCCTCCGCAAGGCTGCTGGCCAGGCACTGCGTGGCCTGGCGTGGCCGGAGGGGGCTGCAGGGCTGGAGGGCACACTCCCACGGCCCCTGCTCAGCTGCACGCAGGCCCTGGACGAGGACCTGCAGCGGGAGGCCCGAACCGTGACGGCACACCTGACCTCCAAG ATGGTGGGTGACGTCAGGAAGTATGTGCAGCACGTCAGTCTCTCGCCCGACTCCATCCAGAATGACGAG GCCGTGGCCCCCCTCCTGAAGTACCTGGACGAGAAGCTGGCTCTGCTGAACGCCTCGCTGGTGAAGGAAAATCTAAGCAG GGTGCTGGAGGCCCTCTGGGAGCTGCTGCTGCAGGCCATTCTGCAGGCTCTGGGAGCGAACCGAGACGTGTCTGCGGACTTCTACGGGCGCTTCCACTTCACGCTGGAG GCACTGGTCAACTTTTTCCACGCTGAGGGCCAGGGTTTGCCCCTGGAGAGCCTGAGAGATGGAAGTTACAAG AGACTGGAGGAGGAGCTGCGCCTGCACCAGTGCTCCACCCGGGAGTGCATCGAGCAGTACTACCTGGACAAGCTCAAGCAG AGATCCCTGGAGCACAACCGGTTCGGGCGCCTGAGCGTCCGCTGCCACTACGAGGCGGCCGAGCAGCGGCTGGCGGTGGAGGTGCTGCACGCCGCTGACCTGCTCCCCCTGGATGCCAACG GCCTAAGCGACCCCTTTGTGATCGTGGAGCTGGGTCCGCCGCACCTTTTCCCGCTGGTCCGCAGCCAGAGGACCCAGGTCAAGAGCCGGACTCTGCACCCCGTGTACGACGAGCTCTTCTACTT ctCCGTGCCCGCAGAGGCCTGCCGCCGCCGTGGCGCCTGCGTGCTGTTCACCGTCATGGACCATGACTGGCTGTCCACCAACGACTTCGCGGGGGAGGCAGCCCTGGGCCTGGGCAGTGTTAGCGGCGTCGCGAGGCCCCAGGTGGGAGGGAGCGCGAGGGCCGGCCAGCCGGTCACCCTGCACCTGCGCCGGCCGAGAGCCCAAG TGAGGTCGGCGCTTCGGATGCTGGAGGGTCGCCCCAACAAGGAGGCGCAGGAGTTTGTCAAGAGGCTCCGGGAGCTGGAGAAGTACATGGAGGCGGACCCCTGA